Within Paenibacillus sabinae T27, the genomic segment GCCAGGGGCGTACCGAACGCGGACTTCGAATGACCAGGGGAGCTTGATCGCCGAAGGCCCGGAAGCTGTCGGGGATCAGCCGTTCGCTGGCCCAGTCTCCTCCACCGATCACATTGCCGGCTCTTGCCGATGCGATGGCCACACCGTGCTTCTCAAACCGGCGGGGGTTAAAGAAGGAATCCCGGTACGAAGCGGTGACGAGCTCGGAGCAGGCTTTGCTGTTGGAATAAGGATCAAAGCCGCCAAGCCTGTCATTTTCCCGGTATCCCCAGAACCATTCCTTGTTGCTGTAGCATTTGTCCGTCGTAACGTTAACGACCGCCTTAATCCGGCCTCCTTGGGAATTGTTCTGGCGCACCGCTTCGAGTACGTGCACGGTTCCCAGCACATTAACCGCATACGTATCCACCGGCCGCAGATAGGATTCCCTGACAAGCGGCTGCGCGGCGAGATGAAATACAATATCCGGATCGGCATCCTGCATCGCCTTCTGCAGGCGGTCGGCATCCCGGATATCCCCCGTGATTGAGGTCAGAAGCCGGCCGGCATTAGAGCACTCGTACAGGCTGGGCTTGGTCGGAGGCGCCTCGGAATAGCCGGTAACCTCCGCTCCAAGCCGGTGCAGCCAAATGGACAGCCACGAACCTTTA encodes:
- the rfbG gene encoding CDP-glucose 4,6-dehydratase, translated to MEIGECSVEKINFWKGKKVFLTGHTGFKGSWLSIWLHRLGAEVTGYSEAPPTKPSLYECSNAGRLLTSITGDIRDADRLQKAMQDADPDIVFHLAAQPLVRESYLRPVDTYAVNVLGTVHVLEAVRQNNSQGGRIKAVVNVTTDKCYSNKEWFWGYRENDRLGGFDPYSNSKACSELVTASYRDSFFNPRRFEKHGVAIASARAGNVIGGGDWASERLIPDSFRAFGDQAPLVIRSPRSVRPWQHVLEPLGGYLLLAQRLYEEGVRVAEGWNFGPEEQDAQSVESVVSRFCRLWGEGAAYEVVPDDKLHEAAALKLDCSKAKARLGWSPRWNLDTALAQTAAWYKAYLNGEDMLEFCRAQIGEFEQAGG